A portion of the Drosophila innubila isolate TH190305 chromosome 3L unlocalized genomic scaffold, UK_Dinn_1.0 0_D_3L, whole genome shotgun sequence genome contains these proteins:
- the LOC117787803 gene encoding modifier of mdg4, translated as MNNLKWMGHSSTIMDIQRVLLNQQSSNESCEVLLVAKDGISVRAHLFVLSTCSDLMRNLLVDLPVGQEATVILPDIRGELLESMLSFIYMGETSLSSALLTEFLEAINLLGIKSAISFETNPTAMTTTNVVTGAMAVEAAKSISGLHIANTALMEEEEEEEDGNVVVGKLEVGNSVLTDHPQQSQQQDGRSLEFLDVYTDQPKITYSIEHMGGTSSGNQYILTENTGTFTITQSASSVTKLGGTVVDHVTGSELAVDDGEADVIDDHEESESHLIEEDYVPTAGPLIEMGADADADVDMTEDVMHEEDAGEEEEEEELLDVKPRKSQLDMKILRTKVQPRSTTSKASKKTMTKQHQQYAELKKEIKDDINDALELAADAVLHEGLSLQKAADRYDISKTVLWRRVRSNPAYMRIKREKPSLSEAYERLKNGDSLKSISQDLSIPMSTLHRHKVRLAAQGRLPEFVACRRRDSTPKDELRDKLAKAVHACVNGGMSQNHAANLFEIPKSTLWRHLQRRVTEAERKVKEEQEEEDEEDTLN; from the exons ATG AATAACCTAAAATGGATGGGTCACTCGTCCACAATTATGGATATCCAGCGCGTTCTCCTCAACCAGCAAAGCAGCAACGAAAGCTGCGAGGTATTGCTAGTGGCCAAAGATGGTATCAGTGTCCGTGCACATCTATTCGTGCTCAGCACGTGCAGCGATCTAATGCGTAATCTGCTGGTCGATTTACCCGTCGGCCAGGAGGCAACAGTTATCCTGCCCGACATTCGTGGCGAGCTGCTGGAGAGCATGTTATCGTTTATTTACATGGGAGAAACCAGCTTATCATCTGCCCTGCTCACCGAGTTTCTCGAAGCAATCAATCTCTTGGGCATTAAATCGGCAATAAGCTTTGAAACGAATCCCACAGCGATGACCACCACAAATGTGGTCACTGGAGCAATGGCTGTGGAGGCAGCCAAGTCCATTAGTGGCTTGCACATTGCGAATACAGCACTtatggaggaggaggaggaggaagaggatgGCAACGTGGTCGTCGGCAAACTGGAAGTAGGCAATTCCGTACTCACTGACCATCCGCAACAGAGCCAGCAGCAGGATGGCAGATCCTTGGAATTCCTCGATGTGTATACGGATCAGCCAAAGATAACATATTCCATTGAACACATGGGTGGCACATCCAGTGGCAATCAGTACATATTAACGGAGAACACGGGCACATTTACCATCACACAATCCGCATCCTCAGTGACCAAATTGGGAGGCACTGTGGTTGACCATGTCACAGGTAGTGAGTTGGCGGTGGATGATGGGGAGGCTGATGTTATAGACGACCATGAGGAATCCGAGTCACATTTAATTGAAGAGGACTATGTTCCAACTGCTGGTCCTTTAATAGAGATGGGTGCAGATGCGGATGCAGATGTTGATATGACTGAGGATGTAATGCACGAGGAAGATGCTGgcgaagaggaggaggaagaggaatTACTGGATGTGAAGCCACGTAAATCGCAGCTAGACATGAAAATCCTGCGGACAAAGGTACAGCCACGTTCAACGACCTCAAAGGCTTCCAAGAAGACAATGACCAAACAGCATCAACAATATGCGGAACTCAAAAAGGAGATCAAAGACGACATCAACGATGCCCTGGAACTGGCAGCAGACGCAGTGCTTCACGAGGGTCTTAGCCTACAAAAGGCTGCCGATCGTTACGACATATCGAAGACCGTACTGTGGCGACGTGTCCGTTCCAATCCTGCCTACATGAGAATCAAACGCGAGAAGCCCTCACTCTCGGAGGCGTATGAGCGCCTAAAGAACGGTGACTCCTTGAAGAGCATTAGTCAAGATCTGAGCATACCCATGTCCACATTGCACAGACATAAGGTGCGACTGGCGGCCCAGGGTCGTTTGCCCGAATTCGTTGCCTGTAGGAGACGGGACAGCACTCCAAAGGACGAGCTGCGGGACAAGCTGGCCAAGGCGGTACATGCCTGTGTCAATGGAGGCATGTCCCAGAATCATGCAGCGAATCTCTTCGAAATACCCAAGAGCACACTCTGGCGACATCTGCAGCGTCGGGTCACAGAGGCGGAGCGAAAGGTCAaagaggagcaggaggaggaagaTGAAGAAGACACTCTCAACTAG
- the LOC117787804 gene encoding protein-cysteine N-palmitoyltransferase Rasp: protein MTAGGLNRFEKVVYFVVYIAYIVIGLYKIYALRDRVLSTSQFQFAEGWRLLQRGNEVRLRDNSNDELENFGDFLATFWPYYLLHALLSGVLRWKWPHLLHHGYVAVSALALLLNLHWTSLAMLSALIVSYYLSAQRRSKRLTWLLSGLWVVAINIAKNSQWWLNQVGYAEYVMLIVTLSWSVLRGCSYSLKKVDNAGFVEYLGYATYFPCLTHGPFISYERFVQQPIEGECESSKDSWKRFLLALLRVGFWWLMMHWALHFFYIHYMGRDVRVVAMMDSVFWQHSAGYFMGQFFFMYYVVTYGLGIAFAKQDGIAAPRRPRCIGRIHFYSDMWKYFDEGLYEFLFKHIYAELCGKQSSVMAKVCATAFTFAFVFIWHGLHTDVLIWSVLNFLCLGAEKIYRALVSLPAYQQWSLQLFGSAGAQRFQALLATQLFIPAAFSNVYFIGGKEIGDFLMRGAYLSGVGNYLALCFCSYCFFQCSELLLSRTTNHKDKIKST from the coding sequence ATGACTGCCGGCGGCTTAAACAGGTTCGAAAAAGTTGTATACTTTGTTGTTTATATAGCTTATATTGTTATTGGACTATATAAAATCTATGCGCTACGGGATCGTGTCTTATCCACGTCCCAGTTCCAATTCGCTGAGGGCTGGCGACTACTGCAGCGGGGTAACGAGGTGAGATTGCGTGATAACAGCAACGATGAGCTGGAGAATTTTGGGGATTTCCTGGCCACGTTTTGGCCGTACTACTTGCTGCATGCGCTCTTGAGCGGCGTCTTGCGTTGGAAATGGCCTCATCTGCTACACCATGGATACGTGGCAGTCAGCGCATTGGCGCTGCTCCTTAATCTGCACTGGACATCATTGGCCATGTTATCAGCTCTGATCGTCAGCTATTATCTGTCGGCGCAGCGACGTTCCAAGCGCTTGACTTGGCTGCTGTCGGGCCTTTGGGTTGTGGCCATTAACATTGCCAAGAACAGTCAATGGTGGCTGAACCAAGTCGGCTATGCAGAGTACGTGATGCTGATTGTCACACTCTCCTGGAGCGTACTGCGTGGCTGCAGTTACTCCTTGAAGAAAGTGGACAATGCCGGCTTTGTTGAATACCTGGGATACGCCACGTACTTTCCCTGCCTCACCCATGGACCATTCATCAGTTATGAGCGTTTTGTGCAGCAACCCATTGAGGGAGAATGCGAGTCTTCAAAGGATTCCTGGAAACGATTCCTTTTGGCCTTGTTGCGTGTGGGTTTCTGGTGGCTAATGATGCACTGGGCACTTCACTTCTTCTACATACACTATATGGGACGAGATGTGCGTGTTGTTGCCATGATGGATTCAGTTTTCTGGCAACACTCAGCTGGTTATTTTATGGGACAGTTCTTTTTCATGTACTACGTTGTCACCTATGGACTGGGCATTGCGTTTGCCAAGCAGGATGGAATTGCGGCACCTAGACGACCACGCTGCATTGGTCGCATTCACTTCTACTCGGATATGTGGAAGTACTTTGACGAGGGTCTCTACGAGTTCCTCTTCAAGCACATCTACGCTGAGCTCTGTGGCAAACAGTCATCTGTTATGGCCAAGGTCTGTGCCACGGCGTTTACCTTTGCATTCGTCTTCATCTGGCATGGCCTTCATACGGACGTACTCATCTGGAGTGTACTTAACTTTCTCTGCCTGGGAGCGGAAAAGATATATAGAGCTCTTGTCTCCCTGCCCGCCTATCAGCAGTGGTCGCTGCAGCTCTTTGGCTCCGCCGGAGCACAACGTTTCCAAGCACTGCTTGCCACACAGCTCTTCATACCCGCCGCCTTCTCCAATGTTTACTTCATTGGCGGCAAAGAGATCGGTGACTTTCTAATGAGAGGCGCCTATTTAAGTGGAGTGGGCAACTATTTGGCGCTGTGTTTCTGCAGTTATTGCTTCTTCCAATGTTCCGAGCTGCTACTGAGCAGGACGACAAACCACAAGGACAAGATTAAATCAACTTGA
- the LOC117787806 gene encoding zinc finger and BTB domain-containing protein 41, with translation MSRKYTPDVAELLPVRQYRCEHCSDQVFGNQSHYQLHLRRRHKLNVISNEADVSSYHCPVDKCVYHADRQDGRGFANLRFLRQHYQKIHMAKEYKCNECNETFLLERHLEKHQCGSIYTCPVCSLTYTSKASLQTHMRRKNHLNTPTEPSGVPKVPLSSLRTWKKSQEMSDTANSAEPAVKVMTPPVEERIHPMELSMQPIYYCLPAIEVPYTLELPTQTENVVEINTEVNMEQESVSHNNELPIPSFTDEEVERLLRDMETQTDDVDLDALDMNNEVLVPLLRNIQTQTLDNRQHQSTMTELDLEPEGNATSEFNAYPEQEAMFGLQTGLQAHMHTQTCDELFEELGLSHIQTQTHCPDGLYNTQHTQTCDEMLDEFLENFQSTCTQTRWLDWQETEDPSN, from the coding sequence ATGTCAAGAAAATACACTCCCGATGTAGCCGAGTTGCTTCCTGTTCGCCAGTACCGCTGCGAGCATTGCAGTGATCAGGTATTTGGCAATCAAAGTCACTATCAACTGCACTTGCGACGACGTCATAAGCTGAACGTTATAAGCAACGAGGCGGATGTGTCAAGTTATCATTGTCCCGTGGATAAATGTGTTTATCATGCTGATCGGCAAGACGGACGCGGCTTTGCCAACCTTCGATTTCTGCGGCAACACTACCAAAAGATCCATATGGCCAAGGAGTACAAATGCAATGAATGCAACGAAACATTCTTGCTCGAACGTCATCTGGAGAAGCATCAGTGTGGTTCGATTTATACATGTCCCGTCTGCAGTCTCACCTATACGAGCAAGGCGAGCCTTCAAACCCATATGCGGCGCAAGAACCACTTGAACACGCCAACGGAGCCATCGGGAGTGCCAAAAGTTCCGCTTTCTTCCTTGAGGACGTGGAAAAAGTCTCAGGAAATGTCGGACACAGCAAATAGTGCAGAACCCGCTGTGAAAGTGATGACACCTCCTGTAGAAGAACGTATACATCCAATGGAGCTGTCTATGCAACCCATATATTATTGCCTGCCAGCTATAGAGGTTCCATATACCCTGGAATTGCCAACACAGACTGAAAATGTCGTTGAGATAAATACTGAAGTGAACATGGAACAGGAGTCAGTTAGCCATAATAATGAGCTGCCCATTCCCAGTTTTACGGATGAGGAAGTCGAGCGACTTTTGCGCGATATGGAAACTCAAACGGATGATGTTGATCTCGATGCACTGGACATGAACAATGAGGTGCTGGTACCGCTGCTGCGCAACATACAAACTCAGACTCTAGACAATAGACAGCACCAAAGTACAATGACGGAATTGGATCTTGAGCCGGAGGGAAATGCAACAAGcgaatttaatgcctacccaGAACAGGAAGCGATGTTTGGTCTACAGACTGGTCTTCAGGCTCACATGCACACCCAGACCTGTGATGAACTCTTCGAGGAGCTCGGCTTGTctcacatacaaacacaaacacattgtCCCGATGGTCTCTACAATACCcagcacacacagacatgcGATGAGATGCTAGATGAATTCCTGGAGAACTTCCAATCGACTTGCACACAGACCAGATGGTTAGATTGGCAGGAAACAGAAGATCCTAGTAATTAA
- the LOC117787805 gene encoding zinc finger protein 501-like, whose amino-acid sequence MLEYCTNCEIREFDALPQNICGPCIAAVENAYKFKLTCEESDKYFRELLISCDQKPDIEELITGDWCLTESTVNDIHLITDQDKTVGEDNPKCKEGNSIEEEMDESVDEDSEDSSSTEKTGESSDEDYSEESKGSSSVKGRERNNCKENVKKKAHQPERKPHICQICNKKFSDKGKLNKHSKSHSEERPFECRHCSKRFKMNSTLQTHIRIHTGECPHKCHLCSAKFRTNAYLKAHVLHHTGERPHKCPHCSKAFTLRNSLKMHIQCHSEERPFECPHCSKRFKMNSSLQSHIRIHTGECPHKCHLCSASFRTSGKLQIHVLHHTGERPHKCPRCSKAFALRSSLKKHIRSHSDIREHKCPLCQKEYKEKSSLVAHLRKHNQKLFQCQQCEKECKYLHNLKKHMAVHSNERSTNVSSLEGV is encoded by the coding sequence ATGCTGGAATATTGCACGAACTGTGAAATCAGGGAATTCGACGCATTGCCTCAAAATATATGTGGGCCCTGCATAGCGGCAGTTGAAAATgcctataaatttaaactcaCATGCGAGGAAAGTGACAAATATTTTAGGGAGCTCTTAATATCATGTGACCAGAAACCCGACATCGAAGAGCTCATCACAGGCGATTGGTGTCTTACAGAAAGTACTGTGAACGATATCCACTTAATAACAGATCAGGATAAAACTGTTGGTGAAGACAACCCTAAGTGCAAAGAAGGAAACTCGATAGAAGAAGAAATGGATGAATCTGTGGATGAAGACAGTGAAGACAGCTCATCAACAGAAAAAACAGGCGAATCTTCCGATGAAGATTACTCTGAGGAAAGTAAAGGAAGTTCATCAGTTAAAGGACGTGAACGTAACAACTGTAAAGAGAATGTTAAAAAGAAAGCACATCAACCCGAGAGGAAACCACATATTTGCCAGATATGTAACAAGAAATTCTCCGATAaaggaaaattaaacaaacactCGAAGTCACATAGTGAAGAACGTCCTTTTGAATGTCGCCACTGCTCCAAACGCTTTAAAATGAATAGTACTCTCCAAACGCATATTCGCATTCATACTGGCGAGTGTCCACACAAATGCCACCTTTGTTCAGCTAAATTTAGGACGAATGCGTACTTAAAGGCTCACGTCTTGCACCACACTGGCGAGCGTCCGCATAAATGTCCACATTGCTCCAAAGCCTTTACTCTTCGCAACAGTCTTAAAATGCACATTCAATGTCATAGTGAAGAACGTCCTTTTGAGTGTCCGCACTGCTCCAAACGCTTTAAAATGAATAGTTCTCTTCAATCGCATATTCGCATTCATACTGGCGAGTGTCCACACAAATGTCACCTTTGTTCAGCTTCATTTAGGACGAGTGGGAAATTACAGATTCACGTCTTGCATCACACTGGCGAGCGTCCGCATAAATGTCCACGTTGTTCCAAAGCCTTTGCTCTTCGCAGCAGTCTAAAAAAGCACATACGTAGTCATAGTGATATACGAGAGCACAAGTGCCCACTCTGTCAGAAAGAGTACAAAGAAAAGTCGAGCCTTGTTGCGCACCTTCGCAAgcataatcaaaaattatttcaatgtcAGCAATGCGAGAAAGagtgtaaatatttacacaactTAAAAAAGCACATGGCAGTTCACTCAAATGAGCGTTCTACAAATGTGAGCAGTCTCGAAGGcgtttaa
- the LOC117787808 gene encoding cell death-inducing p53-target protein 1, with protein MSKSTGNAPPFTYVPPPSAPPSYLEAVGGVKPVGPYTPVAAPATVGTNILTTVVPIGRTSTHMICPSCHAEIESTTRTEPGMIAYLSGFVIALLGCWLGCCLIPCCIDDCMDVHHTCPNCRAYLGRYRR; from the exons ATGAGCAAATCTACAGGCAATGCGCCTCCGTTCACATACGTTCCACCGCCGTCGGCGCCCCCATCATATCTGGAGGCTGTTGGCGGAGTAAAGCCCGTGGGCCCATACACTCCCGTTGCCGCGCCAGCAACCGTGGGCACAAATATATTGACGACAGTGGTACCCATTGGCCGCACATCGACACACATGATATGCCCCTCATGCCATGCGGAGATTGAATCAACGACACGCACGGAGCCGGGCATGATTGCCTATCTATCCGGTTTTGTAATTGCATTGCTTGG TTGCTGGCTGGGTTGCTGCTTGATACCTTGCTGCATTGATGACTGCATGGACGTGCATCACACTTGCCCCAACTGCAGGGCCTATTTGGGTCGCTATCGTCGATAA